The genomic window TTTGATCCATACAGACCCGAAGACCAAAGAGGAGATAAGAGAAAAAGCAGTTCTTCTGAGCACAAATGAAGGAAATATATTTAAAATGGATGATAGAATTCTGATCGGACATCCTGGAAGGATAGAACTTCCAAAACTTCCTGAAAATTTAATCTCAAGGCCCACTCTTATCTGGAGATTGAAGAATAATTTTGATGGAACCCAGAAAATTGAAGCATCATATCTCTCGAATGGAATTAACTGGAAAGCTGATTATGTTCTGCTTCTTAATAAAGATGATACAAAAGGAGATTTAACAGGATGGGTCACACTCGATAATAGAAGCGGAGCAGGCTATAAGAATGCTTCTTTAAAGCTAATAGCAGGAGAAATTCATAGAGTTGAGGAGGAGGTAGTGAGAGGCAGAGAATTATACAGGGCTGAGGCTAAAGCAGTGCCTCAATTTGAAGAGAAAGAATTTTTTGAATACCATATCTATATTCTTGAAAGAAAGACAACGATTAAGAATAATCAAACCAAGCAGATAACCCTTCTTTCTTCAGCGGACATTCCTTTAAGAAAGAGGTTTATATTTTTTGGGAAAAATTACTATTTCCTTTCTTCTTATTCAGACTTTGAAAAGAGCGAGAAAGTTGGAGTTTACATAGAGATTAAAAATTCTAAAGAGAATAATTTAGGAATTGCTCTCCCAAAGGGGATAGTAAGAGTTTATAAAGAAGATCATAGGGGAGAGATTCAATTTGTCGGAGAGGATAGAATTGACCATACACCAAAAGATGAAAAGTTTAAATTGAAGATGGGAGAGGCGTTTGATGTTGTAGCATCGAGAAAACAGATGGATTTTAAAAAAATTGCGAGGAATATTTATGAATCATCTTGGGAAATTTCTATAAGAAATCATAAGGAAGAAGATGTAGTTGTCGAAGTTCTTGAGCCGATGAGTGGGGACTGGGAAGTGGTAGAGAAAAATTTTGAATTCAAGAAGGAAGATGCAAGAACCATTCTTTTTAGCGTTCCAGTAAAGAAAAACTCAGAATCAATCCTGAAGTATAGAGTGAGAGTAAAATATTAAAACCATTAACTGTAAACTGTAAATAGTTAGCATTGAGCAGTGAAAAGTTGACAGAAGTCAGAGAATAATAAACCATAAGCTGGAGACAATAAAGAGTAAAGTGTTAATAGTTTGTTAACTAAAGGATATATTGGTAAAGAATGAAAAGATTGATAAAAATAGACCCTGAAAATCCTGATTTCAAAAGAATTGAAGAAGTTGCATTTTATCTAAAAGAAGGGAAAATAATGGTTTATCCAACCGATACTTTCTACGGACTGGGTGGAGACCCCTACAATAGAGAGGTGGTGGAAAGGATCTACAGAATCAAAGAGAGAGAAAGGGGCAAGCCAATTCCAGTGATTGTATCAGATGTAAAGATGGCAGAAGAAATGGCTGGAAGCATTCCAGATATATTTTACAAATTAGTTGAAAAATTCTGGCCGGGGGCTCTTACTGTTGTTTTAAAAGCATCATCAAAAGCGCCACGCTCTATAATGGCTAACAGTAATTCGATAGGCGTTAGAATCCCAAATTCCAAATTCTGTGTAGAACTTATTCGAACCTGCGAATTTCCTATTACGTCAACTTCAGCAAATGTATCGGGTGAGCATGAAATTTCTTCACCAGAGAGAGCTATTAAAGATCTTCTGAATAAGGTAGAGTTACTGATTGACGGTGGAAATACCAAAGGATTCAGACCTTCTACAGTTATAGATTTATCTTCAGGCAGATTAACTATTCTCCGGGAAGGAGCAATCAGAAAAGATGATATCTTATCTGTTTGTAAAAATAGAGCATAGATATAAGGTTTTTAGAAATTAATTCTGGTTTTTATTTCTTTTATGGCACATTTTACCACATCTTCATACTTTCCTGAAAGAGAGAAGCCAGCAGCGTGGTAATGTCCACCACCTCCAAAATTCTCAGCTAATTTTCCAGAATTTATATCCCCTTTTGATCTGATACTTATTCTGAAATTATTATGCGAGATTTCTTTAAAGAAAAGAACAATTTCAACCCCTCTTATAGATCTAACAAGAGAAATTATCTCTTCTGTGTCCACTTCTTTCAGATGGAGCTCATCGAGGAATTTCTTGAACATTGTAATATGGGCTAATTTTCCATTTTCCTCTAAATTTAAAGTGGAGAGAACAAGTCCTTGAAGTTTGATTCTTTGGTAGGTGTTATTGTCGATTAGCATATTTGATACTGAATGAGGGTTAACGCCTTTTTTTGCAAGATATGAACAGATTTCAAGGGATTCTGGTGTTGTATTTGAAAATCTGAAGAAACCAGTATCAGAAGCAATTGCTCCATAAAGATTTGTGGCAATTTTTTGATCAATTTCCACTCTCAGGCTTTTTGCGAGGTAAAAGATCATTTCACCCAATGCAGAAGCTTTTTCATCGATCCAGTTGATGTTTCCATATTTTCCATTGATTGTATGGTGATCCACGTTTATGATAAAACTATTTGAGATGTTTTCCTGGCCTGAACGATCAATTTCACTGCACTCTAAAAGAATTACCAGGTCATATTTTGAAGAAGGAATCTGACCTATTATTATTTCGTCAGCTCCTGGAAGATTCATAAAAGGAAAAGGAGTATTGTCTTTATTTATGAAATCTGCAGATTTATTTAATTTATTGAACATTAATTTTAATGCAAGTCCTGAGCCAATTGAATCTCCATCGGGTCTTAAATGGGATGAAATAACAATTGATTTGCTAAAATTAATTTTTTTCTTGATTTTATTTATTACTTCTGAATATTTCTTCATTTCAATCCTTTTTTCTGAGAATCTTATCTATTTTTTCTCCGATAATGTGGGAGTTGTCTAAATAAAAATTTATTTCAGGATTCCATTTCAAGTTTAATTTTTTAGCTATTTCTCTTCTGATGTAACCCTTTGAGTTATTCAATATTTCGATTGTATTTTCCTTCATACTTTTTTCAGATAGGACACTTATATAAACACTTGCAATTTTTAAGTCTCCACTCATTCTCACATCAGTTACAGTTATAAAGCCTATTTTTGGGTTTTTCATCTGATAAAGTATAATTTTCGAAATTTCTTCCTTCAAAAGACTTCCTATTCTTTCTTTTCTTCTGTCCATCTCAAAAAAATTTAGTTTCAAAATTTAATATATGCCCATCTAAACTATTTTCAAGGTCTTTTAGAATTGAATTAAACACTTTCTCTATAACACTTTTCTCTGCATTTATTGAGACTATCCCTATCTTGGCCCTTTGCCAGAGATTCTGAAAATCGATTTCAGAAATTGAAACATTATATTTAGGTTTTATTTTTTCAATAATTTTTCTGATTACCGCTCTCTTTTCTTTAAGACTTCTGGAGTATGGTATCCAGATTTCAAAAGAACATAATCCGATTATCATTGGATCTTTTCCCTGACGAACGCCTCTATTAAATCTCCTGGTTTGATATCATTGAATCTTTCTATTGCAATTCCACATTCAAGACCATTTTTAACCTCATCCATGTCATTCTCAAATCTCCTTAAAGATGCTATTTTTCCAGTAAAAACAATTTTGTTTTCCCTTATAATTCTTACCTCAGCATTTTTTGCAATTTTTCCATCATTTACATAGCATCCCGCAACAATTCCAACCCTTGATATTCTAAATGTCTTTTTTACTTCAGCTGTTCCCAGGTATACTTCTCGAAATTCTGGTTGAAGCATTCCAGCAAGGGCATTTTTTATGTCGTTAATCAATTCGTAAATAACAGTATAGAGTCTCATTTCAACTTTTTCTTGTTGGGCAAGCTCTACTACTTTCCTCGGAGGCCGTACATTTAGGCCTATTATGATACCATTTGAAGCAGATGCAAGGAGTATATCAGATTCAGAAGGAGCTCCAGGAGAGCTATGAGTTATGTTTATCTTTAATTTTTCGCTTCCTAATTTCAATAATGCATCTTCGACAACTTCAACTGAACCCTGGACATCTGCTTTTATAATTACAGGAAGCTCTCTGAATTTTCCCTCTTCTATTTTTTTAAAGAGATTTTCAAGAGTTATCTTTGACGGTACTCTTTCCATACTTTCTTTGATTTTTTCTTTTCTATAAAGCGCAATCTGCTTTGCTTTTTCTATATTTTTTACTGCCTGAAAAGTCTGTCCTATTTCAGGAACTTCGTCAAATCCCATTACAACAACTGGAGTTGAAGGACCTGCATGATTCACTCTGAGGCCATTTTCATTGAAGAGAGCTCTTACTTTACCGAGAATTGACCCTGAAAGAAAGAAATCTCCCTCATGAAGAGTTCCTTTTTGAATCAAAACTGTTCCGAGAGACCCTTTTTTTGGATCAAGCTTGCTTTCTAATATTATACCCTGAGCAAGGGCATTTGGGTTTGCCTTTAAATCTTGGAGGTCACCAACTAAGAGAATCATCTCGAGTAATTCTTCTATGCCTTTTCCAGTTTTTGCTGAAATTTCTACAGATACTGTATTTCCTCCCCAGTCCTCAGTAACTATTCCATGACTTGAAAGCTGTTTTTTAACTCTTTCAACATTTGTCTCTGGTTTATCTATTTTATTTATAGCCACGATTATTGGAACCTTTGCGGCCTGTGAATGACGAATGGCTTCTACTGTTTGGGGCATTACTCCATCATCTGCAGCTACCACCAGAACAACGATATCAGTTACTTTTGTACCCCTTGCTCTCATTCTTGTGAAAGCTTCATGGCCAGGAGTATCGATGAAAGTTATTTCTCTTCTTTTGACATTTACTTTATAAGCTCCGATATGCTGGGTAATTCCTCCTGCTTCTTTCTCTGCGACCCGGGTTTTTCTTATGTAATCGAGGAGAGTAGTTTTTCCATGGTCTACATGCCCCATTACCGTTACAACAGGGGGTCTTGGCCTTAAATCCTCAGGTTTTTCTTCAATTTCCAGGGAGATTTCTTCTTCAAAAGATAAAATCTCGATATTTAAATTGAATTCTTTTGATATCATCTCAATTAAACTTCTATCAAGAGATTTGTTTACTGTAAGCATGATTCCTTTGAAAAATAATTTCTGAATTATATCTTTTGCTTTAATACCTGCTCTTTCAGATAGCTCTCTAAGAGAAATACCCTCTCTGATTTTAATAGGAACTTTTTCAGGTATGATCTCTTTTTTAATTTCTTCTTTTAGTTCCTCAGTCTTTTTTTCTTCTATTGTTTCTTTAATTACTATAGGTTCTTCAATTTTTATTTCTTCTAACTTTTCTTCTCTCAATTTTTCTTCCTTAACCTTTTTGGGTATTTTTTTCTTTTCTGCTTTTTTTGGTTTCTCTCTGACAATTTGTTTTGCCCCGACTTCTTTTTTTTCTTTAGGCTTCTGTTTGAAGTGTTTCTCAATTTCTTTTGCAATTTCTGAGCTTATTGTTTTTTGTGAGCTTTTTGTAGAGATGCCATATTTTTCGAGTATTTCAATTATTTCTCTGGACGGTTTGTTAAGTTTTTTTGCTAATTCATGAATCTTGATGTTGTCCATTTTTTTCTTTTTTAATTTTTTTCTCCTTCAATTTTTTTCAGTATCTCATCTATCTTTTCCTCGTTGCTTTTTATCTCAATTTTCCACTCTAATAATCTTGATGCCAGCTTTACGTTATGTCCTTTTTTTCCAATTGCAAGGGAGAGCTGATCTGAAGATACTATAATTTCTGCTGTTCTTTCTTTTGTATTTAGAATTGATATTTTGTCAACCTTCGCAGGGCTCAGAGCGGCTCTTACATATTCTTCTATGTTGGGTGACCATGGAATTATATCAATCTTTTCTCCCCTGAGTTCTTTTAGAAGGGAACTTATTCTTGCTCCTTTCATTCCAATACAGGACCCAACGGGGTCAACATCTTTCTCTTTTGACCATACTGCAACCTTTGACCTTTCCCCTGGAATCCTTGATATTCCCTTTATCTCAATTATACCTTCGGATATTTCAGGAATTTCTAATTCCAATAGCTTTATAAGAAACTTAGGGTCTGACCTCGAAAGGATAACCTGAGGGCCTTTTGAATCTTTTAAAACATTCTTTATCAGTACCTTAATCATGTCACCCCTTGGATAGGTTTCATTTTCCGGCCTTTCCTTTTTTGGAAGAACTCCTTCTGCTTTTTCAAGGTCTACAATTACATCGTCGTTGTCAAACCTTCGGATTATTCCAAAGGTTAATTCTCCTATTTTTGGAGAAAATTCTCTGAAAACCATTTCTTTCTCAGCTTCTCTAACTTTTTGAAAGATTATGTTTTTTGCAACCTGAGCTGCAATTCTCCCCAAAGTTTCAGCAGGAAGATTGATCTCAACAATCTTCCCTATCTTTACATCCGGGAAAATTTTTCTTGCCTGTTCCCAGGCGATTTCTTTCGCTTCATTTACTACTTTCTGGACAACTTTTTTCTTAACATATACTTTAACCTCTCCTGTTTTTTCATTGAAATCCACATCAACAATTTCATTAGCTCCAAAGTATTTTTTTGATGCTTCACTGATAGCTTCTTTTATTGCCTTAAAGACAGCTTGGGGAGAGATTTTTCTCTCCGCACTTATTTCCCTGATCATTTTGATAAGATTGTTTTCCATTTCTAATTCCTGAATTTTATATCAATAATTGTAGATTTTAAAAGTATCCCTTGATTCTCAAACTTATTTTTAAATTCTTCTATCATCATTTTATTTTTAAAGAGATTTCGACTCTTGGAAAAATAATGAAATTAATTATAGATTAATCTGAGGAAAAATTACAAGGATTAAGTGTAAATAAAAAAAATCTTCCCGTGAATTGGACTTGCTTCTATTAAAAAGTAAGTATATAAAAATAAAAGTGGAATATCTGAATAAATTTAAAAAAGTAAAACTTATCTGTGGAGTTATATTCGGTCGAGAAGAATACCTCATAAAATTAGAGAGAGATTTAAGAAAAAAATGGGGAGAAATTGATTATAAAACAAAAATTGTTCCATTTGA from Acidobacteriota bacterium includes these protein-coding regions:
- a CDS encoding DUF4139 domain-containing protein encodes the protein MKKYFVLLFLFLFFNSFILAQELSTSSEDQISISLTVYNLNIGLIKEIRQLKLPKGEFDLKFEDVPYQINPVTVHIKSITSPNAIFVLEQNYEYDLMSPSKLLDKYIGKELFLIHTDPKTKEEIREKAVLLSTNEGNIFKMDDRILIGHPGRIELPKLPENLISRPTLIWRLKNNFDGTQKIEASYLSNGINWKADYVLLLNKDDTKGDLTGWVTLDNRSGAGYKNASLKLIAGEIHRVEEEVVRGRELYRAEAKAVPQFEEKEFFEYHIYILERKTTIKNNQTKQITLLSSADIPLRKRFIFFGKNYYFLSSYSDFEKSEKVGVYIEIKNSKENNLGIALPKGIVRVYKEDHRGEIQFVGEDRIDHTPKDEKFKLKMGEAFDVVASRKQMDFKKIARNIYESSWEISIRNHKEEDVVVEVLEPMSGDWEVVEKNFEFKKEDARTILFSVPVKKNSESILKYRVRVKY
- a CDS encoding L-threonylcarbamoyladenylate synthase; this encodes MKRLIKIDPENPDFKRIEEVAFYLKEGKIMVYPTDTFYGLGGDPYNREVVERIYRIKERERGKPIPVIVSDVKMAEEMAGSIPDIFYKLVEKFWPGALTVVLKASSKAPRSIMANSNSIGVRIPNSKFCVELIRTCEFPITSTSANVSGEHEISSPERAIKDLLNKVELLIDGGNTKGFRPSTVIDLSSGRLTILREGAIRKDDILSVCKNRA
- a CDS encoding bifunctional oligoribonuclease/PAP phosphatase NrnA, with protein sequence MKKYSEVINKIKKKINFSKSIVISSHLRPDGDSIGSGLALKLMFNKLNKSADFINKDNTPFPFMNLPGADEIIIGQIPSSKYDLVILLECSEIDRSGQENISNSFIINVDHHTINGKYGNINWIDEKASALGEMIFYLAKSLRVEIDQKIATNLYGAIASDTGFFRFSNTTPESLEICSYLAKKGVNPHSVSNMLIDNNTYQRIKLQGLVLSTLNLEENGKLAHITMFKKFLDELHLKEVDTEEIISLVRSIRGVEIVLFFKEISHNNFRISIRSKGDINSGKLAENFGGGGHYHAAGFSLSGKYEDVVKCAIKEIKTRINF
- the rbfA gene encoding 30S ribosome-binding factor RbfA, producing the protein MKLNFFEMDRRKERIGSLLKEEISKIILYQMKNPKIGFITVTDVRMSGDLKIASVYISVLSEKSMKENTIEILNNSKGYIRREIAKKLNLKWNPEINFYLDNSHIIGEKIDKILRKKD
- a CDS encoding DUF503 domain-containing protein — translated: MIIGLCSFEIWIPYSRSLKEKRAVIRKIIEKIKPKYNVSISEIDFQNLWQRAKIGIVSINAEKSVIEKVFNSILKDLENSLDGHILNFETKFF
- the infB gene encoding translation initiation factor IF-2, which produces MDNIKIHELAKKLNKPSREIIEILEKYGISTKSSQKTISSEIAKEIEKHFKQKPKEKKEVGAKQIVREKPKKAEKKKIPKKVKEEKLREEKLEEIKIEEPIVIKETIEEKKTEELKEEIKKEIIPEKVPIKIREGISLRELSERAGIKAKDIIQKLFFKGIMLTVNKSLDRSLIEMISKEFNLNIEILSFEEEISLEIEEKPEDLRPRPPVVTVMGHVDHGKTTLLDYIRKTRVAEKEAGGITQHIGAYKVNVKRREITFIDTPGHEAFTRMRARGTKVTDIVVLVVAADDGVMPQTVEAIRHSQAAKVPIIVAINKIDKPETNVERVKKQLSSHGIVTEDWGGNTVSVEISAKTGKGIEELLEMILLVGDLQDLKANPNALAQGIILESKLDPKKGSLGTVLIQKGTLHEGDFFLSGSILGKVRALFNENGLRVNHAGPSTPVVVMGFDEVPEIGQTFQAVKNIEKAKQIALYRKEKIKESMERVPSKITLENLFKKIEEGKFRELPVIIKADVQGSVEVVEDALLKLGSEKLKINITHSSPGAPSESDILLASASNGIIIGLNVRPPRKVVELAQQEKVEMRLYTVIYELINDIKNALAGMLQPEFREVYLGTAEVKKTFRISRVGIVAGCYVNDGKIAKNAEVRIIRENKIVFTGKIASLRRFENDMDEVKNGLECGIAIERFNDIKPGDLIEAFVREKIQ
- the nusA gene encoding transcription termination factor NusA produces the protein MENNLIKMIREISAERKISPQAVFKAIKEAISEASKKYFGANEIVDVDFNEKTGEVKVYVKKKVVQKVVNEAKEIAWEQARKIFPDVKIGKIVEINLPAETLGRIAAQVAKNIIFQKVREAEKEMVFREFSPKIGELTFGIIRRFDNDDVIVDLEKAEGVLPKKERPENETYPRGDMIKVLIKNVLKDSKGPQVILSRSDPKFLIKLLELEIPEISEGIIEIKGISRIPGERSKVAVWSKEKDVDPVGSCIGMKGARISSLLKELRGEKIDIIPWSPNIEEYVRAALSPAKVDKISILNTKERTAEIIVSSDQLSLAIGKKGHNVKLASRLLEWKIEIKSNEEKIDEILKKIEGEKN